A window of the Cellvibrio sp. pealriver genome harbors these coding sequences:
- a CDS encoding phosphoethanolamine transferase — protein MSMSVAVESSHSRAVQQFSPVVVAALLSLFFVCFYNAFFFRSAIDLVGLASIKNALFVVNLGFLLWLVTFIFIYFFTIPYVVSVVFPMVFLVASCVAYFMDAYGVVIHKLMIQNVMETDVSEVKDLINIKLALYVVVLGVLPSVVLLRIKIRYSSVGRECWNKLKYISISLIACVVLILSMSMDYASFFRNHKNIRQSANPLSFIYATGSYVASSLETDIVIKPIENDAVVSRFGRSQAKPTLLVLVVGETARADHFGINGYLRDTTPLLAQQNIINFTRVTSCGTETAVSVPCMFSNLGRRGYSDSKAKSQEGLLDVVYHAGVDVLWRDNNSSCKGTCNRVTSEDMQRLRVSEVCNSDECYDEILLHDLDSKVFPVVGSKLLVLHQKGSHGPDYYKRYPKDHAFFSPVCQTNQLQDCTREEVINAFDNTIRYTDYFLNKTIEWIKQKNSQYNTALIYLSDHGESLGENHLYLHGMPYGIAPEAQKHVPLIIWMSDDYVNANRIDTNCLHDISQKPYSHDNLFHTVLGLLHIETSVLNNNLDILNTCRS, from the coding sequence ATGTCGATGAGTGTTGCAGTTGAATCCAGTCATAGTCGTGCAGTGCAGCAATTTAGTCCTGTTGTCGTTGCTGCACTCTTATCTTTGTTTTTTGTCTGCTTTTATAATGCCTTCTTTTTTCGATCGGCTATTGATCTTGTTGGTCTGGCTAGCATCAAAAATGCTTTGTTTGTTGTAAATCTTGGTTTTTTATTGTGGTTAGTTACATTTATTTTTATCTATTTTTTTACTATCCCTTATGTGGTTAGTGTCGTTTTTCCTATGGTTTTTCTTGTGGCATCTTGCGTTGCTTATTTTATGGATGCGTATGGGGTGGTAATCCATAAATTAATGATCCAAAACGTTATGGAAACTGATGTATCGGAAGTGAAAGATCTGATTAATATAAAGCTCGCATTATATGTTGTTGTATTGGGCGTTTTGCCCTCTGTTGTGTTATTGCGAATAAAAATCCGTTACAGCAGTGTTGGTAGGGAATGCTGGAATAAACTGAAATATATATCTATTTCGCTTATTGCCTGTGTGGTACTAATTTTAAGTATGTCAATGGATTATGCTTCGTTTTTTCGTAACCATAAAAATATTCGCCAGTCAGCCAACCCGCTCAGTTTTATTTATGCAACTGGTTCTTATGTAGCATCAAGTCTGGAAACAGATATTGTGATCAAGCCAATCGAAAACGATGCGGTAGTCAGTAGGTTTGGGCGGAGTCAGGCAAAACCCACGTTGTTAGTATTGGTGGTAGGGGAAACGGCAAGAGCAGATCATTTTGGTATTAATGGCTATCTACGAGATACAACCCCGTTACTCGCACAGCAGAACATCATTAACTTTACCCGTGTGACATCCTGTGGAACAGAGACAGCAGTTTCTGTGCCTTGTATGTTTTCCAATTTAGGTCGTCGCGGCTACTCTGACTCAAAAGCAAAATCCCAAGAGGGATTGTTGGATGTTGTTTATCACGCGGGAGTCGATGTTTTATGGCGCGATAACAATTCCAGTTGCAAGGGTACGTGTAATCGTGTCACCAGTGAAGACATGCAAAGGCTACGCGTGTCGGAAGTCTGTAATTCTGACGAGTGTTACGATGAGATTTTGTTGCACGATTTGGATAGCAAAGTGTTCCCTGTTGTAGGGAGTAAATTATTGGTTTTACACCAAAAGGGCAGTCATGGGCCTGATTACTACAAGCGCTATCCTAAAGACCATGCTTTTTTCTCACCGGTATGCCAAACCAACCAGTTGCAAGATTGCACCAGAGAGGAAGTCATCAATGCGTTTGATAATACTATTCGTTATACCGACTATTTTTTAAATAAAACGATTGAATGGATAAAGCAGAAAAATTCGCAATATAACACTGCTTTAATTTATCTGTCGGATCATGGTGAATCTTTGGGTGAAAATCATTTATATCTGCATGGTATGCCTTACGGAATCGCGCCTGAAGCACAAAAGCACGTCCCACTAATAATATGGATGTCAGATGATTATGTGAATGCAAACCGCATTGATACAAACTGTTTGCACGATATTAGCCAAAAGCCGTACTCCCATGACAACCTGTTCCATACTGTACTCGGGTTATTACATATAGAGACAAGCGTGCTTAATAACAATCTGGATATATTGAACACTTGCAGAAGTTGA
- a CDS encoding phosphatase PAP2 family protein, protein MRLADYVYSLQGHNWAWKNAWLLENVIHKGGRALSLLMALLLLIVALASFAVSVFSPFKKTLIFLFIATASGSVLVSLLKSSLAVSCPWEFHRYGGDLVYASLIEQLLLRNGDGCFPAGHASAGYAWVSGYFVGFFYQARWRWWVLFSAITAGALFGFAQQLRGAHFISHDLWSLAVCWFVSLWVYVLFFKKSICVMGGK, encoded by the coding sequence ATGCGCCTTGCCGATTATGTTTACTCGTTACAGGGTCATAACTGGGCATGGAAAAACGCGTGGCTACTTGAAAATGTTATCCATAAAGGCGGGAGGGCGTTGTCACTGTTAATGGCGTTGCTGCTGCTGATTGTTGCGCTTGCATCGTTCGCAGTATCTGTTTTTTCGCCCTTTAAAAAAACATTGATCTTTCTTTTTATCGCGACGGCGAGTGGCAGTGTTTTAGTGTCACTGCTGAAATCATCGCTAGCAGTTTCTTGCCCTTGGGAATTTCACCGTTACGGTGGCGATCTGGTTTATGCATCACTCATCGAGCAACTGCTTTTACGCAACGGGGATGGATGCTTTCCCGCGGGGCATGCCAGTGCCGGATATGCGTGGGTATCAGGTTATTTTGTAGGGTTTTTCTATCAGGCGCGATGGCGCTGGTGGGTTTTATTTTCAGCAATAACGGCTGGTGCGTTGTTTGGCTTTGCGCAGCAGTTACGTGGCGCGCATTTTATATCGCATGATCTTTGGTCGTTAGCGGTATGTTGGTTTGTTTCGCTATGGGTATATGTTTTGTTTTTCAAAAAATCGATTTGCGTAATGGGCGGTAAATAA